The Malus sylvestris chromosome 12, drMalSylv7.2, whole genome shotgun sequence genome contains a region encoding:
- the LOC126592383 gene encoding UPF0496 protein 4-like — protein MYLTEISNFPSLFPFRGAKKHSIPSNLDLISSSFDDAVLHHLKSLGPPFISLSWLSKAVDFVALTHSEVRNLISNLKVAPPLDDSLTWYLDHSVKFLDLCNSISAEIERLRQRRLHLTFVLHLLGDRKGEELPSLENLRRSRKSLYDFDRGASSGFGKRSNVEILARY, from the coding sequence ATGTACCTAACGGAAATCTCCAACTTCCCGTCACTCTTTCCCTTCCGAGGTGCTAAGAAACATTCCATTCCGTCCAATTTGGACCTCATCTCTAGCTCATTCGATGACGCTGTGCTCCACCACTTGAAATCTCTCGGTCCGCCGTTCATCAGCTTGTCATGGCTCTCCAAGGCCGTTGATTTTGTCGCCTTGACTCACTCCGAAGTGAGAAACCTCATCTCTAATCTCAAGGTCGCGCCGCCTCTAGATGATTCGCTTACTTGGTATTTGGACCACAGTGTCAAGTTCTTGGACCTCTGCAACTCCATCTCTGCTGAGATCGAACGCCTTCGCCAGCGCCGCCTTCATCTCACCTTCGTTCTTCACCTTCTCGGTGACCGAAAGGGTGAAGAGCTCCCGTCGTTAGAGAATCTTCGCCGATCTCGCAAATCTCTATATGATTTCGATCGTGGTGCTTCTTCTGGCTTTGGAAAGCGAAGCAACGTCGAAATCTTGGCAAGATATTGA